The region TTACATCAGACTAATAATGCTATTCCATTATTCAAAACCAGAGCTAAAATTAGCAGCACCTCAACAATCAGACACATATTTTATCTTCAAGGTATGAACCTGAATTAGTACAGAACTCTGACTTCTATCTGTTGCCCTTATTTCTATATAGGCTTTTCTACGCCAAGATCATTGGCATGAGATAGGCACATGAGACTCAGACTACCTGTTATGTTTGTATCTTCCTATATATACACAAAAGGGAATCCAGAAGTCATGCTCCATCTGCATGCATTTGCTATGTGCCGGAAAACTACATAAACCTCCAGATCTGACATTTTATATACCTTTTTAATAGCAAATCACTTGCTGGTacctgtttaaagaaaaatggagtCAAACTCACCTGCAGAATTTCACCTGCTTGTGCTCACTCCAGAAGCACCAGTGCTTTCTCGAGGCTCTCCCTTAAATGATACGGCATCTTTTCAGCTTTTGGGTGGCCAAGGGATGGGGAAGCCCTAGCACAGAGCAGGTGCTGTAGCTCATCCGCACATTCTAAATAACAGCCAAAGCCTTGTTGTGCAACAGCCATGAAATGGTCCATTAGGAGGTCTTTTAATAGACGATATGTGAGCAGCACTTGGACAGATGGGGAAATTCCCTCTTGACCAATACCGTGTTTTAAGCACCCTTAATCTGCAGAGACATTGCCACTTGAATGGAATACTGGGCACCTTGAAGAATGCAATAAACCCAAGCAAAGTTCTCTGTTTTAGTGTCTATACACTGTCTGAGCCATGAAAGGGTGagagaaagggtaaaaaaatcaTAGTTCTGGTATAAAATCCTCCAATgtccctcctgcctgtgctgatGGAATCATTACTTCATGTCTAAAGCCCAGGCCAGCTTTTTCCCAACTCAGTTCAGAGGCAGGTGGAGGAAATGTGGCTGTTCAAACATGGTGAAGAATGATGAAATACTGTAAATCTGGACCATGGACTTGACTTCTTATTGCTGGGGTGCACAGATCTGGGGGGGCTGCCCAAGATGGGGGTTTTCACCCAGGGTGGTTCCTCCCTGTGGATCAGCAAAATGGTCAGATGTGCCTCCTTCTCTTCATGGGCTGTAGAGGATGCTTTACTCAGAAGCTGCTGAGATGTCTCAGTTGGGGTGAGGGGAGTCCCCCCAGCTGCTGGAGCGGACCCAGGGCTAACTCTTgggggctgggcaggcagttGCCCCTGTCACTGACACTGGGCATCACTGGCTGGCAACCAGGCCTTTTATTTCCCAGTGGCTGAGTGCAACCCATCTGTTTTCACCCAAATCAGCCTAATCGCATCCATATTTATTGCCTGCTGTTGTGTTACGGGTAGGCAACACCTCCTCAGCTGCTTCAGATCCCAGGGGGCTGCCAATACCATGCTGCTGTTGCCGTGGTTTCTCCATGATCTCTGCACTCCTTGGGCTTCTGCCAGTTCTGTCTCTTAGGGTTAAAGAGACCTTCAGACTTCTTAATATCAAAAGAAAGAGTATCAGTGGGAAGTCTGCTTGCTGAGGGTGGAACAGATCAAACCATGTTCTTAAAGGCTCCTGGAAGGGTTCGGGGCTGTGAGCCCCAGATAGCAGGAGCATTGCTTTTCCTGCACTGGGATTTAtttgcagaaggggaaggaagtaTCAGCTGCAGGACTAGAGTTTGTGACTCACCTTGCTGCCCCAGCCAGGGGAGAGTTTAGTCTCCTCTTCTCAGAGCAGTGCCCAGAAACAATATTTGCTGATATTGGCTTACCGTCCCAAGGGGGAAAATTACTATGAAAAGTTTACAAGGACCATTTGAAACCTGAGAAGAGGATGTTTTTAGTAATGGGGAAAGAGCCAAATACCTTAGAAGATAAATATTCCAGCTTTAAGAATTAATTACCGCTTCCCAGTAATGCAGGTTGACTATTAAATAACCTTGCGCAATTTCCTGGACGGATATATTTTAATGGCAATATTGTGTGCAGATCAAGAGCAAAATATAGTTCCTTGAACTGTGACCCTGCAAGCCCAGGGAACGTGGTCAGACGCCTTTGCCCAAGCACTTATCCAGCAAAGCCCAGAGGATGAGGCATGGGGCTAAAGCAGCCACCTATACAGAGCAGCTCACACTGTGAGGGCCTCTGGGTGAGGATTTCTCCTATGGATGGTTATTTTCAgtcaagaaaggaaaacatggaTAGTAACCAAccaagtgcatttttaaaaatggcagcTGTAACGTCTATGTAGCTCTATAATCATTACACAAACTTGACTACGTAGCTTTTCAGTTGTAAATCAAGTATCATAGGCCAGTGAAATGGATGCTCATTTTCTATATCCTAATTCTTCTTTTGGTAGTGTGGGCAGATAGTATATAACTGGTTATGCTCCACAATATACACTGGCATGACAAGTCACAATGTGTATTTATACTTCATTCAGTCAAGAGCATCAAGCAATGGATGTAGTAAGAAAATTTCGTAAACCAGTTAtctcaaaacaattttcaattaaaaggcattgttttttccttctttttagaTATGTGGAAAGGGGAGACTGATGGAAGAGCAAGTCTGAGAATCAGTGGGGTTTTCTGGAAGTCTGAACTGTCACTAATTACTCAAACCCcaagctgagctgctgttttgTGAGCCGTGCTCTAGCTGATAATAAGGTTTTCAGGGATGTCACTCTGAAGGTACCtcaggaaaacagctttttggAGGATGACGTGTACCTTGGTGCAGTGATGCAGTGACAGCATCACCCCCAGACATACTGCTCCTAGAAGGACAATTGGCTTCGGATCCTGGCTTTAGGAGCAACTGAAGCCTCGACCACTTTTGCTCCCTGTCTGAAGCTGGAACCCAGCTCTTGCCCACAGCGTGAATGTGGTCCTTCTTGTCCACAGTCCGTCTTGTCCATGGTCCTTCATATGAACAAACCACAGAAATACAGCATGGACCTGTGTCACTGACCATCGCACGTGCTGATAGCCTGATCCCTGCCAAGAGGCAGCGAGGAAGCAGCCTGGCTCCAGGCTGCCTGAGCAGGGCAGAAAGCAAGGGGACATCCATAAGGCCTTTTGAAGACAACGTCCCTATCTCTGTCTGGGGATCTGTGGCTCCTGAACTGAAGCGCACAGAACAGGTTGATGGCAgcagctgttttaaaattcatgaaGTCTTAAAGCATTACTGGATGATTTCAGTGCTGGGAAATAACTAGACAAAATAGCCCAACAGCAGGGAGATGCTGATGTAGTAGCAGCCATAATAGTGCATGATGCCGCACACGTCCCTGCTTCTGAAAACCCACTCATCCATCTTGTCAGGGgaaattgctgtgattctgttccATAGCGGAGgtggtgggaggaaggaggcagaCACATATTTTCCTCTGATCAAGGAGAAAAGCCACACTGTGCCTCACTTACTTATCCTCCTGAAGTCACCCTGGCCTCTGGGTGAAGGGCTTAGAGACTGGTGATGGGAAGTATTTGGTTGGGAGGGTGCAACTGACCGTGGTCCAAGAGAAACAAGGCTTTGGATCTCCTCTGCTAGCACTTGAAAGATggctttccctccctgccccagtgtGCCCCTCTTTGTCCGCTCGCCCGGGACTAAAGAAAATGCCAGGGCAAAACGAGCTGGGAGCCAGCAGGCTCCTCCTGTGCTTTGCCTGTTAGCTCAGGGTTGCACGGGCTGAAAACTTCTGGGTGAAGGTAAATCTGTGCCAGCTGGGGCAATTTCTGACAAACAGCTTAATTGCCTAATTTATGTACCTGTACCCAAAAGCATTGTCCAGAACaccccagctcagctgctgcctcagaCTGGAGGCAGGCCAGAgcagccctccctccctgccatgggcatgCTTTTGCCAGTGAGATTCCCCATCACGTCCCCGAGGGCCCTCATCCTGCTCCTGGCACGCGGCCGAGCCAGCCCGACAGcgtggggaggggatgggagggCTCGCACCTCCACCTGAACATGGGTGCCTATGTGACAAGGGGTTCTCCCCACaggagagagatggggaaaatcACTGTATTTAccttcctgctcctctgcccatCTCTACCCCTCATGTAcacagcagcctcctgcccaaACTCTCGCCTTGTACTACCatacagccaggacagctgctgGTGGCTATTAAAGGCTCACAGTGGGGCAGCGGGAGGCACCAGAGGTCGTCGGTGactattgctttttttcacctGGCCTTTGATGACCATGGTGAGATGCATAGAGGTCCAGTACACATTACCTGCCCTTTTAGCATATTTTGTGCCCATGTGTGAGCTGGATACCTTTAGCAGCTTGCTCGATGAAAATCTGTACTGGATGCGTGAGTAGAAAATCAAGCTTCATTATTTCCAAAGACAAAagctacagtttaaaaaaattaaccaaaACTGTATCATAGTGATAATTTCTCTTGGAAACAATTTGTTATCCCTGATTTCAGGACGGTGAAATGCTGCATAAATACCCTACTCGTGATTTTTCAAACTCCCTTTCAAATCTCCCCACGAATTGTGGCCCATGTGGTGAGTTCAAGTCTGCCAGGGATGTGCTCATTCTCATCAGCCctgtccctctgctctcctcaagCCCCCAGCCCAGAATCCTGGGCCTGGCAGAGCAACTCTCACAGTgaagaaatattcaaaatgtgttttaaacaaTACTTTTATTTGCCCCGGCTGTCACCGTGCTTTTGCGCTTCTATTAATTCAAGGGTTTTGGACCCAGTTTGCAGTCCCAGTTTCAGTCTGGTCCTGCAGGTCTGGAGCTGCCTCCCTTCAGCTCTCCCGCTCCCTTTGGTAGGGCAGCACAGGGCCTTCAGAGGAGAGACACGGATAATATGGCTGGACTGGTGTTGTGCACGTGGCCCTGGGCGGGGAATAGTGCTGCTGACATCCCACACCCCTACCCAGGGCTAAAACAGGCCTCTGATGCTTCCTTGCGGAACATCATCTCGCTCAGTCACCCTTCCCTCAATTACGAGCATCATGAAGACTTTCATCTGCAGATCAGGAGTGGAGGTGTCCCACAAAGTTTCGAGTCCCAGGGGTCAGAAAAAACAGATACTGCCCACTAACTACAGGGAACTTATGCAGCAGTTACCTGCCTTCCCTAACAAAGGCAGGGAGAGTCTTTTACTTAacctatgaaaataaaataataaaaaaaaaagatcttactGTAGTTGTGCATGAGCAGGGACAGCAAGTTTCCCCCTGTACAGATTACTCCACTTCCATGCTTTCTCCTCACCACGGAgcagagctttatttttcacCAATACAACGCACATACTTCAGAGGTGTATTTGAAGTGCAAAACCCACATTCCATGCTTAGACATCCAGCAAACAGTTAATAAAAACCATTCTAGTATGGTGTAGAGCTTATGtgaaacaagagagaaaagtcTAACCTGTTTCCAATGGCTACAAGATTGCCCTGGGGAAGATAAAGATGCGATTCCTTTTAAATGTGGTTATTTTCTGTTACGGGAACCTACGCGTCACTCCTTCCTATCACACATCTCCAGGGACAGCCATCCCACACACTCCTCTGCTGCGGATTGCTCAGCACTTTGTCCCACAGTAATCTGTAGGAGAAACTTAACCCTCCTGTTAAATGCTTTGGGCTCAAAAGATTAATTCTATGGGATAGATCTCCAGAAATTGGAACTCGTTCCTCATAGCTTATCATCATTCAGGTGATTACAGATGCAAGCAAAACAGCAGTCACTGAGGGAGGAAAACAATCCTATTATCATGAGAATGTTTACAGacagttttatattttcatgtttaataaaactctttttttgtCTCCATATAAAGCTTTCCATCAAAGGCTTTCCAAGCATTTTATAAAGGCAGGTGAGTGTTACATCATCATCATTGCCATTTTACAAACAGGAAACTGAGGCccaaaaaaagtcatttgagCAGAGTCAAACGGCAAATCCCTGCCCAAACCAGAAATGGAATCAAAACCTCCTGGCAAAAATCCCCTTCTCCAACTACCTCTACTTAGTTGctatgtagctttttttttttttttttgtaaaaataaccCAACCAGTCAAACAAGAGAGAACAGCAAGGAAATCACAAGCTTCGACATACTTCCATGCTGCTGGCATtagtacaaaaataaagatttttattaacgagtttacaaaaataaagtctATCGAGTCACACAGGATCTCATCACGGGGTTTATTTGACTTTGGAAGACAAAGCCTGTTTGAAACGTCTCTTTAGATCTTGCATGTTGGGAGATTTGGGCCGAGGGATAATGGATGACCGCCTCCTGTCCGTGCTGCCGGCGTGCTGTAGTTTGCTGACCTCCTTGCAAAGATACTGGAAAACATCACAGACGCCTTGGGAGTCATCACTCGTGGAGATTTCcaagaacaggctgcccagttCATTTGCCAGCTGTAGTCCCTCTTTCGCCTGTACTTGCCTGGCGTGGAGGAGGTCTGCTTTGTTCCCCACGATAATGACGGGAGTCCTGGCATCTGGGTGGACCTTGCGTATGTGCTGATAGAGAGGTCGGACTGACTGGTAGCTGCTGTAGTCTGTGATGGAGTAGACCAGGAGGAAGCCCTCTGCCCACTTCGCACACCGGGACAGGGAGTCCAGCACCTGCACGCAGTCTTCCTGCACCTGCGGTACAACAGAGAGCACAAATTTGGCATTGGGTCGTGAAAGCACAGAGCCTGGATCATAGATAGCACCGTTAAAGAGGTCCAAAGTGAAGCCTGAGCTCTGTCTTAGGAGACTAAGCCTGGCCTTGTAGGAAGCTGGGGCTGAAAAGCTGAGCCTTTAGGTGGCAGAGAAGAACTGATCGATCTGAAGCATCTCCATACCTGGATGCACCCCGGTGTGTCTTGGATCTGCACGGCAACGTGGTCCCCCTCCAGATGGACCAGCCTGGAGTAGaggttgcctggggaacagAGAACCGTCAGGCACCAGCCGCGGCCGCGGgggcccccgccgcgccccgccccgccgcctcaCCTGTGTTGGGCTCGTAGTCCCCGATGAACCGCTTCGTCAGGAACCGCACGATCATCGCTGAAAGGCAGAGCGGCCGCGTTAGGCGGGACGGACGGACAGGGGAAGGACGGACGGACAGAGGAACTGGGGGCATGGACGGACAAGGGAAGGGGGGACAGacagccccgcgcccccccgcaCTCACCGCTCTTGCCGACGCCGCGGGCGCCCAGCACTGCCAGGCGGACCTGGGCGCCGGGCGGCGCCGGGACGCACTCGGCGATGGGCGCCAGCAGGAAGGGCTGGGACATGCTCGGCGGGCGCATGGGAGGGGGCGGCCGGATGCTCTGCGCtgctcggcccggcccggctcagCTCAGCTCGGCCAGCAGCGCCCGGCGCGGGCGGACAACGGCGGCTTTTAAAGGCTCCGCCGGGAGCGCCGGCTGCGGGGCGGCCCCGCAGTGTGCGCACAGCGCGGGTACCGCCCCCCCGGCTGTACCGCCCCTCCGCCGGCTGTACCGCCCCCCGCCCAGCTCTACTCCCCCGGCTGTACACCCTCCCCGGCTGTACagcttcccccccgcccccccggctGTACCACCGCCCCCCGGCTGtaccgccccccgcccggccacctccccgctgtccccccgcATCTCTCTACCCACTTGCCCCCTAGCTGCCCCACTTGCCTCTCAGTTgtaccccccacccccctcccgcCGCTGTCCACCCTGGCTGTAccccctgccccttcctccccaccttcccCGTCCCCAGGGCGCGGGGTGGCCCCCAGTGGGTGCAGGCACCAGAGGGGTGCGGGACAGCCCAGGCAGGCAGTGGGACCTGCAGCCCCGGCTTGGGGACGGGCACCGCCCTCGCCCGAGGCAGGCGGAGAGCAGCCCGAGGCTCGCTGTGGGTGGGAGGGTGCATTTCCACACCCCACACCAGCCCCGACCACGGCAACAGGCTCCTGCTGTATGTGCCCTCCCTGCAGTGAGGGACGGGAGTCATGAAAGGGAAATGATTGATCCTTTTACCTCAGGCCGTTTTGTTTCCCACACCCAGACACATCCCTCCACAGCCCGTGTTGAAATCCCAGCTCGCGGATCAAGCAACAGCCAGCCCTGAAACCAAAGTGCTCCACGGTGCCTTGAGGTCTGGATCGGGCCCTGCGGGTTTTTAAAGTGGAAGAAAGTTTTGGGGAAGAAAGGTGCCCACTACGGGCTGCCATTAAATGAGCCCCAAACCTGCAAGCAGCTGGGTGGATGCTTCAGCCCCTCTGCAAACCGTCGCCCTGGCTCCTGTGAAACCACTTCTGCAGCGTGCTGCTTTGCAAGCGTGCAAGTGTTTATGAGATAAACAATGCACTCAGgggctgctttatttttattatcatcaAGTAGATAACACAAGCCAGCAGGAAACAACATGGAAGATGCCAGCAGGTCCGTACTcaaaaggagcaggaggggTCTGTGGTCCCACAGCCCAGTGCCACGCAGGGACTGAGCCActttgggagctgctgggcCCCAACTGCAGGGCTGATGTCCCAGGGCAGCCCAGGCGGCCCTCGACACCTGCACACAGGCAGCTGAGCTGAACCTCGGCAGTAGCAGGGCTGGGCACTGGTGCTACTCTCGGtcaccttccccctccccttcaaTACAGCCCTCAGAAGATGCGTACAGTGACAACAGGTCATGTTTTTCCTCACTTTCCTCTTGTCCTCCATCTTACTTACTCCCTACATCCATGCAAGAGTCTGGGTACCCCATCTGCTATGTTCTTCTTTGGACATCCTCAGCCCCAGTCCATCTAGTGACATGAAAACTCAGAACAAGGGCACCAGATaatgctgccagctctgctctaCCACAGCCAAGGTGTTCCTGAGGAAAATCAACCCTCAGCACTGTGAGGGGAAGGATGGGGAGGAACTGCTCCTTGCTGCCCATGGGCACAGAGTTCAAGTGGGCAGCAGAGGCTCAGCTCGGGCTCTgcaccctgcagcagccagaggaCCAGCTACCCCCCAAAGCAATGTTCTGCCTCATTTGAAGATTCTCCCCTGATGCCCCAGAAACTCCCAGAAAGTTGTCTACCTGATA is a window of Nyctibius grandis isolate bNycGra1 chromosome 2, bNycGra1.pri, whole genome shotgun sequence DNA encoding:
- the RASL11A gene encoding ras-like protein family member 11A → MIVRFLTKRFIGDYEPNTGNLYSRLVHLEGDHVAVQIQDTPGCIQVQEDCVQVLDSLSRCAKWAEGFLLVYSITDYSSYQSVRPLYQHIRKVHPDARTPVIIVGNKADLLHARQVQAKEGLQLANELGSLFLEISTSDDSQGVCDVFQYLCKEVSKLQHAGSTDRRRSSIIPRPKSPNMQDLKRRFKQALSSKVK